One genomic region from Pararge aegeria chromosome 24, ilParAegt1.1, whole genome shotgun sequence encodes:
- the LOC120634516 gene encoding carbonyl reductase [NADPH] 3-like produces the protein MEMSSKVAVVTGSNKGIGFAIVRGLCNRYEGVVYLTSRDVEKGEKAVADLKKEGLSPKYHQLDITDIKSVEIFSSYIKASYGGIDILVNNAAIMFIENAMESVAVQAEKTLFVNYFSTLSTCEQLFPLLRDGARVVNVSSSSALLKYIPSENLRQRFLDPSLTIPELSNLMREYVDAAKMGTHVGEWGISPYVVSKIGINALTKIQQRLLNDQDIKVNSVHPGFVDTDMTTQKGHQTINECAQAPLYLALDAPDSVKGKFVWSNMWIVAWEA, from the exons ATGGAAATGAGTTCAAAAGTAGCTGTCGTAACCGGTAGCAATAAAGGGATAGGATTCGCTATAGTCCGCGGACTTTGCAACAGATACGAAGGCGTTGTTTACCTGACATCGCGCGACGTCGAGAAGGGGGAAAAAGCAGTTGCAGACCTGAAAAAAGAGGGTTTGAGCCCAAAGTACCACCAGTTGGACATCACTGATATCAAAAGTGTCGAAATATTCAGTAGTTACATAAAAGCATCTTATGGAGGCATTGATATTTTGGTGAATAACGCAGCCATTATGTTTATAGAAAACGCTATGGAATCGGTCGCAGTTCAGGCCGAGAAAACCTTGTTTGTCAACTACTTTTCTACACTTTCAACGTGCGAACAACTCTTCCCTTTACTGCGTGACGGTGCTAGAGTAGTGAACGTATCCAGTTCTAGCGCCCTACTCAAATATATACCCAGTGAAAATCTGCGGCAGCGTTTCCTAGATCCTTCTCTGACAATACCAGAGCTGTCGAACTTGATGCGTGAATACGTAGATGCAGCCAAAATGGGCACTCATGTTGGTGAGTGGGGAATATCGCCTTATGTTGTTTCAAAAATTGGGATAAATGCATTGACTAAAATACAGCAGAGACTACTTAATGATCAAG ATATAAAAGTAAACTCAGTGCATCCTGGTTTTGTGGACACAGACATGACCACTCAAAAAGGTCACCAAACGATCAACGAGTGTGCCCAAGCACCACTATACCTTGCGCTGGATGCTCCAGACTCAGTTAAAGGCAAGTTTGTATGGAGCAATATGTGGATTGTGGCTTGGGAAGCCTAA
- the LOC120634592 gene encoding carbonyl reductase [NADPH] 1-like, with product MSIKVAVVTGSNKGIGFAIVRGLCKRYKGVVYLTSRDVERGEKAVADLKKEGLSPKFHQLDITDNKSVEIFSSYIKASYGGIDIMVNNAAIAFKRNATESVAVQAEKTLFVNYFSTLSTCEQLFPLLRDGARVVNISSSCGHLTNIPSENLRQRLQDPSLTVSELSNLMREYVEAAKLGTQAAEWGNSSYVVSKVGLTALTKIQQRMLNDRDIKVNAVHPGYVDTDMSSHKGPLKIDEGAEAPLFLALDAPDSVRGEFIWYNKKIVSWDGEIPEEKY from the exons atgagtaTAAAAGTAGCCGTCGTAACCGGTAGCAACAAAGGGATAGGGTTCGCGATAGTTCGCGGACTTTGCAAGAGATACAAAGGCGTTGTTTACCTTACATCGCGCGACGTCGAAAGGGGGGAAAAAGCGGTTGCTGACCTGAAAAAAGAAGGTTTGAGCCCAAAGTTCCACCAATTGGACATCACGGATAACAAAAGTGTCGAAATATTCAGTAGTTACATAAAAGCATCTTATGGAGGCATTGACATTATGGTGAATAACGCAGCCATTGCATTTAAACGAAACGCAACTGAATCGGTCGCAGTTCAGGCCGAGAAAACTTTGTTTGTTAACTACTTTTCTACACTTTCAACGTGCGAACAACTCTTCCCTTTACTGCGTGACGGCGCTCGAGTGGTGAACATATCCAGTTCTTGCGGCCATTTAACTAATATACCCAGTGAAAATCTGCGGCAGCGTCTCCAAGATCCTTCTCTGACGGTGTCAGAGCTGTCGAACTTGATGCGTGAATACGTAGAGGCAGCCAAACTGGGCACTCAGGCAGCTGAGTGGGGTAATTCATCATATGTTGTCTCCAAAGTTGGTTTAACAGCCTTGACTAAAATACAGCAGAGAATGCTTAATGACAGAG ATATAAAAGTAAATGCAGTGCATCCTGGTTATGTGGACACAGACATGTCCTCGCACAAAGGCCCCCTAAAGATTGATGAGGGTGCAGAAGCTCCGTTATTCCTGGCGCTGGATGCTCCAGATTCAGTAAGAGGTGAGTTCATATGGTACAACAAGAAGATTGTGTCTTGGGACGGTGAAATACCAGAAGAGAAATACTAG